The Tissierellales bacterium genomic interval AAAGATCAATTAAAACAAAGTAAAGAAAAATGGGAAGAAGTAGTATCTAATGTAGAGGTAGTAACAGCCTCACCTTATTCTAAAGAAGATGAATTGGCTGGAGCAATCGATATTTTAAAAGATAGTGATTCTAGTATAA includes:
- a CDS encoding AroM family protein; the encoded protein is KDQLKQSKEKWEEVVSNVEVVTASPYSKEDELAGAIDILKDSDSSIIVMDCMGYTASMKKRVTEETEKMVILSKTIVARIIGEILNN